DNA sequence from the Ogataea parapolymorpha DL-1 chromosome II, whole genome shotgun sequence genome:
CTTGTCCAAACGCCATGGACAACTAAGAGGTTCTTTCTTGCGGAAATCTCTTGTAGTCGGAGTGCCTGCTGATAATTTATGGTAAATGTTTTCTCCACTAAGAtgtgttttccagcttctaGAGCTTGTTTAGCCAATTTATAGTGGAACGCATTTGGAGCAGCAATATACACGATGTCAATCTCGTCATCCTCTAGAAACTTTTGATAAGAGTCGTAGAGTACTGGCTGTTTGTCTGTACCGTTTAGTAGGCTGACAAATTGCTGAGCTTTGGATAGTGAACTGGTGGAAACAACAGCTCTTAATTCATGTGTCACGTGCTGCCCATGAACAGAGTCCTTTCGGTAGTTGGAGAAAACATCGTTCGCCCATTTTGCGGCGAACTGCCCCAATCCCACTATACCCCATCTGAGGTGGATCTTTGAACTTTTATCGGTCATTTCGCGTATAAAGGCTCCTAAAACCGTTTGAACTCAACGTATTTTTTTGCATCGCAGAAAAACTGTGGCCACCGGAAATAACCGATTAGGACTGACCGTAAACTGAAAGCCACAGGGGTACTTCTCATTTAAATACAGCGTTGAATCATATAGAGTGGAAAGTTTAGTATCAATGACCCTCACTGATACTTGGTTGCCACAAATCAGTGGAGTATTCAATGGAGCTCGTGTCTCACTAGTAAAAAAGCCACTTGCTAAGGGGAGGATAGTAAGAGGAAAAGAGTATCCGATAGCATTTGACTTAGTGGTCGAAGGAAGCAGTAGTTACCAGGAAGCTGTTAATGACTTCTTTGAGGAGCTGTCGCAAAAAGGGGTTTTACTGGACCTTGTGAAAGATCACGGACTTGTCATCATTCAAAACTTGAAATCCACCAACCCCGAGCATTATTCACAAATTGTCAATCGCTTTTTCCATTCATCGAATTACCAGGAGTTTGATCAAGTGGGTTTGCTGGCAACAAGACAAAAGATTGACAATGCAGTCAGCTCCGTCGGAAACGATGATGAGCTGGGCAAAAATGTTAACAAGTTACATGCACATCAGGAGTTTTCCAGATATTTAGAGTACCCACACATTCTCACAttttttgctcaacaagcttcagTTCTGGGCGGTGGTGAATCAACGACAACACATGCTACTGAATTGTTTGATGTAGTAAACTCAAAATATCCAGAATTTATCAAGGATCTCtatgaaaaaaatggtAACCATGTTTATCAAAAGTTCAGCTACGAAGTTTCTACAGACTCAAAATTCAAAATTTCTTGGACAGACAAAGGAGCGTTTGGCAGATACATTACCGATGAAGACTTGAAGACCAAAAATTTGGAGTCCATGAAAGTCAAGGCTATCAAGCTCGCACATGAAAAAGTGAGTAAAAACGTTGAGTTTGATGATAATCATGACTTAATTGTACACCAGCAAACAAGCATTGTGAATATACATCCTCACACTGGGCTTCCTATTATTTTCAGCAGTTTACCGACCTACTACTCTGGCTATTATCAAGCCAAACTCAGGGGAGAAAAGGCTACCTTGCCACCTCTTAGGTACGGAAATGGCGACCCAATTCCTGAGAATTATCTAGATTATCTTTTTGAGCAATCAGTGAAGTTGGAGTATTCGCATCGTTTTGAAGACGGTGATTTATTGTTCCTAGACAACTTTGCTGTTTATCATGGACGGAACCCTTATACTGCAGGAGATCGTAAAATCTTGGCAAGTTTCTGGGAACCAAGCACTGACCGCAGAAAGCCATATAGACCATCGGACTTTACTGAACTTTTTGCATAGGCCTATAGTACTCCACTCAAAATTTAAAACAATCTGAAAATTAATTACAAGATCTCAAGCTTATCTTAACTATTTCTGAATTTGGTAACTAAATAAAACAACCTAATAAATTTTGAATTTGGTTCAgttgtccagctcgacaATATAACGCTCTGCTTGGGCACCCTTGCTTTTCAAAAGATTGAGAGCATCAATAACTGACCATATACCACCTCTGAACACCTTAGTCCTGACGGCCTTGATTTTACCGTTTTCAAAAAGTTTTGATGTCTCTCTCACAATCTGATGGCCAAATTCAATGTCCTCATGGAATCTTTTTATTCTCACTTCTCGTTTTTCAACCAGATCTGATGCCGGTTCGTGAGATGAAACAATGGAAGCATACTTAGCTTTTAAGCTCTTGCCGTTGACTTCTGATAATATTTGAACGAGCTTTTCGGTGCTTTCCCTTGAAGCACAATCAACCCCAAAGTCCACATGAGTAGTCGCTTTCGAAACTTTGTCAATAATTTGCCCAACTGGCAAGTTTCTATCTATCACTGTATGAGCTCCCAGCTCTTGCAAATAGgcttgattttgcagaCTCGCAATACCAATCACTTTAAATCCAAGATATTTCGCAAGCTGAGTCAGATATAAACCCACGACAGTCGCTCCGCCCCATATAAGCAGCGTTTTTCCATGCTGAGAGTTCTCAGCCAAACTAAGTCTAAAAGAGTCCAATAAAATCACCGTGGCAGTTACCAGTCCCACCCCTATACCAGCACCTTGGCTGAATCCTATACTCTCTGGAAGTTTCCAAACAAGACGCGAGTCCATTGCAACATACTCCTGAAATGTACTGGTTCTATTATCACGATACATTGTACTGACAATGAACACCTTTGAACctttttcaaactctcTGACCTCTTCCCCAGCATCTTCAACTATACCACTGCTTTCTCTGCCGTTAATCCAGGGAAAATGATAAATCCCAAACCTGAATTGGTGGCACTTCCAGTCAACAGGATTAATTCCGATAgacttgttcttgatgataAGCTCATGTGGATGCGTTATTCTGGGTTTTGGGTACTCAGTGAGTACCGTTAGTGGCTCATCATATCCAACAATCGCAACCGCAGTCTGATGCTGCTTACTGCTACTTATAGGTTTCCCCAAAGCAAAGGTGTCTTTGGTCCGTCTATCAACTAACAAGCTCATCAATGCCACGTTTCCTACCAAAGCGGAGCTTCATCCATCTCGGCACAATATATACGGACCAGGTCTTATCTAGCTGAGTAACTTGCATATGTTTGCATCTAGGCCACAATAAGGAACAGTTGGAGAAGCACATGCGGTTGCGATTCAAAGTCAGACATAGCGAAATATTACGCTTGTATGACTAAATCACACAAACATATCTACGCGGGGATCTTGACCGAAAACTAGATTTGAGAAGATGTCGAGTTAGGTCTTGGTATGATATTACCTAACAATGAAGCAGTTCTTGGCTTTCTTAGCCTTTACTCTCAAGGCCACTAGCCGGCTGAAACTTATAAACTACAATAGTAGAGTAGATAGTGGCTTGACCCTGTACTCCTCGTTCGAAGGTCCCAAACTCCTTATAGGCAATGCATATGTGTCGGAGTTTTCAGCCAGTGATCTGCGCAATTGCCCGACAATCCATTCGACGCAATGCTAGCCACAGCAAATTCGGAGCACAGTCCTATTATCAGGAGATGCTGACCAAATAAAGTTGCACGCCACAATACAATTTATAAGAATTCGTTTTGGACGAATTTAGTGCAAATTGATTAGTAATATGAGCTTCCCTACTACCAGCCCAGAGTTCTTCGCGAAAGTCGGCAAAACACCATTGGTATTACTCAAAAGCatttccagctcgatcggcagaaatatttttgtcAAGTTGGAATATCATAACCCGACAGGCTCGGTCAAAGACCGTGCAGCTGTGAAATTATTGCAAGATTCAATTGAAAGAGGGTTGAAACCAGGAGGGACTCTGGTGGAGGCTACCGCAGGCAACACTGGTATATCGCTGGCTGTGCTCAGTAGATTAGCTGGCTACAGATTAGTTTTATTTGTTCCTGAAACCCTTATTCAAGCCAAAATAGACAAGCTGACCGGATTGGGAGCGGTAGTTTTCAAGGCTGAAAACTATCCTGATAACCATCCAAAGCACATGAACAGTCTGGCAGCTATATATGCGAAGGAACACGATAATACGATCCATGTGAATCAAATGAATAATCTGGTCAATCAACAGGCACATTTCGAGACGACGGGACCTGAAATTTGGGAGCAGCTTGAAGGATCCGTTGATGCTTTTGTGTCTGGTGCCGGAACAGGGGGAACGTTTTCTGGGGTTTCCaaatatttgaagaaaGTGTCTGACGGAAGAGTAAAAGCTATTATTGCCGACAAGCAGGGCTCAGGTTTGCACCACTATATCCAA
Encoded proteins:
- a CDS encoding Quinone oxidoreductase codes for the protein MSLLVDRRTKDTFALGKPISSSKQHQTAVAIVGYDEPLTVLTEYPKPRITHPHELIIKNKSIGINPVDWKCHQFRFGIYHFPWINGRESSGIVEDAGEEVREFEKGSKVFIVSTMYRDNRTSTFQEYVAMDSRLVWKLPESIGFSQGAGIGVGLVTATVILLDSFRLSLAENSQHGKTLLIWGGATVVGLYLTQLAKYLGFKVIGIASLQNQAYLQELGAHTVIDRNLPVGQIIDKVSKATTHVDFGVDCASRESTEKLVQILSEVNGKSLKAKYASIVSSHEPASDLVEKREVRIKRFHEDIEFGHQIVRETSKLFENGKIKAVRTKVFRGGIWSVIDALNLLKSKGAQAERYIVELDN
- a CDS encoding Cysteine synthase, translating into MSFPTTSPEFFAKVGKTPLVLLKSISSSIGRNIFVKLEYHNPTGSVKDRAAVKLLQDSIERGLKPGGTLVEATAGNTGISLAVLSRLAGYRLVLFVPETLIQAKIDKLTGLGAVVFKAENYPDNHPKHMNSLAAIYAKEHDNTIHVNQMNNLVNQQAHFETTGPEIWEQLEGSVDAFVSGAGTGGTFSGVSKYLKKVSDGRVKAIIADKQGSGLHHYIQTNGESFDAEGESFVEGIGKLGLIDNIRDVLTLANDSLQISDIEALNTIYRLIEEEDLRVGASAGVNVAAAIKVAKSLPPGSNVVTIIPDAVDIYAKKVFSKQWLIEQDHWDKIPDEYRKYATL